Within Massilia endophytica, the genomic segment CGGCGCCGCGCGTTGGCCACACCATCACCTTCGGCGTATCGGACAACCCCAGCGTATGGTGGGACGACCGCCATGCGCGCCATCTCGGCTTCGTGCCGAAGGACAACTCGGCGAAGTTCGCCAGCATGTTCCCCGCCGGCGACTATCCGCCGGTGGACGATCTCGCAACCATTTACCAGGGCGGCGGCTTCCTTTACAGCGGCCCCCAATATCCACAGGAATGACGATGACCCAGAACCTCCAACGCCGCCGCATCCTGCTCGGCGCAGCCGCCGCCGGTGCGGCCCTCACCCTGAATCCTTCGCTGGCCAGCGCCGCCTCGCCGCGCTTCACCATCGGCGAGAACGACTTCCTGCTGGACGGGAAGCCCCTGCAGATCCGCTGCGGCGAGATCCATTTCGCCCGCGTGCCCCGCGAATACTGGGGCCACCGCCTGAAGGCCATCAAGGCCATGGGACTGAACGCCGTTTGCGCCTACCTGTTCTGGAACTACCACGAATGGCGCGAGGGCAAATTCCAATGGGAGGGCCAGCGCGACGCCGTGGAGTTCTGCAAGCTGGCGCAGGCCGAAGGGCTATGGGTCATCCTGCGCCCCGGGCCCTACGCCTGCGCGGAATGGGAAATGGGCGGACTGCCATGGTGGCTGCTGAAGGCGCCCGGCGACAAGTTCCTGCGCACCCGCGCGCCCGAATACGTGAACCCCGCGCGCCGCTGGCTGTCGGAAGTGGGCCGCGTACTCGGGCCGATGCAGGTTACGCACGGCGGCCCGATCCTCATGGTGCAGGTCGAGAACGAATACGGCTTCTTCGGCGAAGACCTGGAATATATGCGCGTGATGCGGAAGGCGCTGCTGGACGGCGGCTTCGACGTGCCCCTCTTTCAGTGCAACCCCACCAATGCCGTGGCGAAGACGCATATCCCGGAGCTCTTCTCCGTGGCGAACTTCGGCAGCGATCCCGCGACCGGCTTCAAGGCCCTGGACAGCGTGCAGAAAGGGCCGCGCATGTGCGGCGAATACTACTCCGGCTGGTTCGACACCTGGGGCGCGCCGCACCGGCGCGGCGACAATGCGCGCGCCATTCAGGACATCGACGCCATGCTGAACGCGAACGGCTCCTTCAGCCTCTACATGGCGCACGGCGGCACCACCTTCGGCCTGTGGGGCGGCTGCGACCGTCCCTTCCGCCCCGACACCACGAGCTACGACTACGATGCCCCCATCAGCGAAGCGGGCTGGCTGGGCGCCAAATTCCGTACCTACCGCGACTGCCTGGCAAAGCACCTGCAGGCCGGTGAACAGCTCTCCCCTGCCCCGGATAAACTGCCCGTGATGGCCATTCCCGCCTTCCCGCTCAGCGAAACGGCGCCGGTGTTCGCCAACCTGCCGGCGCAAGGGATCGACGATGTATCGCCGCGCAATATCGAGCAGTACGACATCAGCCGGGGGCTGGTCGCGTATTCGATCAAGCTGCCCGCAGGTCCGGCCGGAACGCTGGAAGCGGCCAATGCGCGCGACCTGGCATGGGTTTATATGGACGGACGCATGGTCGGCACCATGGACACGCGCTACCGCCGCTTCAGCGTGAACGTTCCCGCACGCTCCAAAGAGACCACCATCGACATCCTGCTGTACACCATCGCCCGCGTCAATTTCGGCGCCGAAGTGCATGACCGAAAAGGCCTGCACGGCCCAGTCACCTTCAAGACAAAAGGCGGGGCGGCGCAGGAACTGACCGGCTGGCGCATCCGCGCCATCGACTTCGATGCCGATGGCGTGCTGCCCCCGCTGCGCTGGCAGGCCGCGCGCGCCTCCGGCCCCGCCTTCTGGCGCGGCAGCTTCCAGGCATCGCAGAGCGCGGACACCTTCCTCGACATGTCCGGCTGGGGGCAAGGCATTGTGTGGATCAACGGCCGCTGCCTGGGCCGCTACTGGAGCATCGGTCCCACGCAGACCATGTACCTGCCGGGTCCCTGGATCAAGGCGGGCCGCAACGAAGTCGTGGTGCTCGACCTGACGGGCCCGCGCGTCAGCCGCATCGCCGGGCTGACGGCGCCGGTACTCGACGAGCTGCATCCCGAGCGCGACCTGAAGCGGCCTCCGAGCACGGCGCGCCCCCGCCTTGCCGGGCTGACGCCAGTACACAGCGGCCAGTTCGCAAGCGGCCCGGCGACGCAGGACGTGAAGTTCGAGCATGCCGCGCGCGGACGCCAGCTGTGCATCGAAGTGGTGGACACCTTCGACGGCAAACCGCACGCCGCCATCGCCGAGCTGGCCCTGCTCGATGCGGCAGGCCAGCCGCTGAACCAGACCGCGTGGACGATTGCGTACGCAAGCAGCGAAGAATCGCGCAAGGAAGACGGCGGCGCGCTGAACGCCATCAACGGCCAGGCGACGGACTACTGGCACACCGCCTACAGCAACGGCGCAGCGCCTGCCGGCCCTGCGCGCCTGATCATCGACCTGGGCGGCGCGACGGAGATCAGCGGCCTGCGCTACACCCCGCGCCAGGGCCCCGAAGGCGTGACAGGCCGCATCCGCCGCTACCGCATCTTCGTCGGCGACAAGCTGGTCGAAGGCTGATTGTCGTTCCCGCGCAGGCGGGAATGACGTTACTCGATGAAGGCGGGAGCAGGGAGGAAGGTGCCGATCATGCAGGCGTCGGCGACGATGCGCATGGGGGCGAAGTCGGCATCGGAACGCCGAGTGCGGATCAGGTCGTGGAAGTGGGCGTAGAGGCCGGCATATTCGGCGTCCACGCCGTCCAGCACAACCTTGCCGTCTATCTCGAGCATCATGCCGCCCTTGTGCACGGCCAGCTTTTCGCCGTCCGCCGTTTCGGCGAAGATGCTCCAGCGCTGGCGCTCCGTTTCGAGGAAGTCGTATTCGGCGCGGATCGAGAGCCCCGCCTCCGTTCCCATCTTCAGCTCGGCACGGATCGGCGCCGCGCAGTTGACCGGCACGTGCATGTCGGCCTTGCGGACGATCACGGTGTCCGGCAACAGCCGCGTGAGGATGGAGAGCGAGTTGATGGCCGGGTCGAAGATGCCGCTGCCGCCCGCCGCGAAGATCCAGTGCTGGCCGGGATGCCATTCGCGCACGTTCTCCTTCCATTCGATGCGCAGCGACGACAGCGTGCGCTGCGCGATCCATTCACGCGCCGGTTCCACCGCTGGCGAGAAGCGCGAGTGCCAGCCCGCGAGCAGCGTGACGCCATGGGCTTCCGCGAGCTCGCGGATCGTATCAGCCTCACCCACCGTGGCGGCGGGCGGCTTCTCGAGGAAGACGTGCTTGCCCGCTTCGATGGCCTGTTTGGCCAGCGCCTGCCTTACCTGCGGCGGCGTGCACAGGGCCACCGCTTCGATATCGGGATGCTCGGCGAGCATCGCCTCCATGCTCTGGTAGCAGCGCAGGCCCGGCAGGCGGCTGCTGGGAGAGCAGCCCGCCACCAGTTCCCAGTTCGGGTTGGCACGGATGGCGGGAATGTGCTGGTCGACGGCGATCTTGCCAAGGCCCACAAGGCCGATCTTCAGTGGGCGCAGGCCTGCCTGCTGGGCCGTCATGCGGCCTCGCGCCAGGCTGCCACGAACTCGCGGGCGCGCCGCGCGAGTTCGGTTTCGGTGACGCCCGGCGAATACAGGGCGGAGCCGATGCCGAAGCCCGTCGCCCCGGCAGCACGCCAGGCCGCCATGCTGGCTGGCGTGACGCCGCCGACGGGCCACAGGGGCGTACCGGCTGGAAGCACGGTGGCCATGGCTTTCAGGCCCGCAGTGCCCACCATCTCGGCCGGAAAGAGTTTCAGGGCGTGCGCGCCCGCATCCAGCGCGGCGAACGCCTCGGTGGGCGTGGCCACACCCGGGGCGCAGAGCATGCCCGCCAGGCGGGCGTGGGCGACGACTTCGGGTTTGCAGTCGGGGGCGACGAAGAGGCGGCCGCCCGCCGCTGCAACCTGGTCCACATGGCCGGTATTGAGCATGGTGCCACCGCCTACCAGCACGTCCGCCGGCGCCATGGTGGCGAGGGTGCCGATGGCCTGCACGGCGCCCGGACGGTTCAGGGGCACTTCGAGCATGCTGAAGCCCTCATCCATCAGCACCCTGCCTACCATGGGCGCTTCGGCCGCAGTCAGGCCTCGCAGGATGGCAACCAGCGGCAGGCGCTTCTTATCGTCAAACATGGGCTGCTCCTTCGGTGGCAAAGCGGGCCATGGCCGCGCAGTAGGTCTTGTGCGGATCGAGCGTGCTGGCGGCGATGCCGAAATGTGCCGCTGCGCGCAGGTAGCGTGGTGCGAGGCCTGAGGAAGCGATGATGGCGACCGATTTCGGAGCGCCGTTCATGGCGCGCGCCGCGGCGAACTCGGCGCCGATCAGCAGTCCGCTGACCTGCCCTCGCCCACGGCGGGCTTCCATGGCGCCGCTCACCACGGCCGCGCGCACCGTGAACAGCGCGTGGCTCAGGGGCAGGCCCTTCTCGGCCAGCGCGAGGCCGGCGTCGAAGTCGGCATCGTCTTCCGGGTCAGCGTTCTGCAGCAGCGCTGACAAGGTGCCGTCTCGCGCGAGCATCGCGTAAAGCTCGCCCGTCATGTAGGTGGACCAGTGGACCATGCGCCCATCCTGCACGCGCACCCACTTGCTGTGGGTTCCCGGCAGCAGGAACCATCCGTCGCCATGGCCCAGCGCACGGGCGCCAAGCATCTGGGTCTCTTCGCCGCGCATCACGTCGGACACCGCGCCGCGCCGCGCATAGCCCGGCACGATGAAACAGCCTGCCATTTCACGCACGGGAACGAGGTGGTGCGGGAGTTCGTCCAGCGACACGCTGTCGGCGAGATACGGCACTTCCTGCCAGCCCTGGGCGCTGCCCACCATGCCGGAGAGGACCACCGGCAGGTCCGCGCCGGCGCCAATGGCCGAACGCAGGGCCGCGAGCGACCATGCGAAGCGGCCGCGCTCGGCCAGCATGCCCCGTTCGTCCTCCAGCTGGCGCACGCAGGCGCCCTGCCCGTCCAGCAGATAGGCACGGCGGTTGGTCGTGCCCCAGTCAACGCCAAGCAGGGACATCGCGCTCACCATTCGGCCACGCTGCCGTCGGCATGGCGCCACAGCGGGTTGCGCCAGTCCTGCACGCTGCGGCTGGCTTCGATGACTGCCTCTTCGTTGATCTCGACGCCGAGGCCCGGCTTCATGAGCGGCGCGAAGTAGCCGTCGCGGATGCGGAAGTCTTCGCGGTTCACCACGTAGTCCAGCAGCTCGGCGCCCTTGTTGTAGTGGATGCCCATGCTCTGCTCCTGCAGAACGGCGTTGTGCGACACGAAGTCCACGTGCAGGCAGGCCGCCAGCGCCACGGGGCCGAGCGGGCAATGCGGTGCGAGCGCCACGTCGTAGGCCTCGGCCATGGACGCGATCTTCACGCATTCGGTGATGCCGCCTGCATGCGAGAGGTCCGGCTGCACGATGGAGATGCCGCCGTCGGCGAACACGCGCTTGAAGTCGAAACGGGAGAACATGCGCTCGCCCGCCGCCAGTGGAATGGCCGTGCTTTCGGCCAGGCGGCGATAGTATTCGGATTGTTCGGCCAGCACCGGCTCTTCGACGAACAGGGGGCGGTAAGGCTCCAGCTCGCGCAGCAGGGTCTTGGCCATCGGCGCGGCCACGCGGCCATGGAAGTCGATGCCGAACTCGATGCGGTTGCCGAAGATGGCGCGGATTTCGGCGATACGCTCCACGGCCGCATCGATCTTGGTGCTGGTATCGATGATGCCCAGCTCCTCGGTGCCGTTCATCTTGAAGGTGGTGAAGCCGATGTCCATCAGTGTGCGGATGCCCGCGACCACGTCGGCGGGACGGTCGCCGCCCACCCAGCTGTAGGCCTGCATGCGGTCGCGCACCAGGCCTCCCAGCAGCTGCCATACGGGCTGGCCGAGCACCTTGCCCTTGATGTCCCACAGGGCCTGGTCGATACCGGCGATGGCGCTCATGAGAATAGGACCGCCGCGATAGAAGCCGCCGCGGTACATGGCCTGCCACAAGTCGTTGATGCGGGCGGGATCCTGCCCGATCAGCAGTTCGCCCAGTTCATGCACGGCGGCTTCCACCGTCCGCGCCTTGCCTTCGATGACCGGCTCCCCCCAGCCCACCACGCCTTCGTCGGTCTCGATCTTCAAAAACATCCAACGCGGCGGCACCCGGTAGGTAGTCAGTTTCGTAATTTTCATGTCAATCAGCCTTTGGCAATCAGTGAGCAAGAGCTTACCGTTGCCATTGGCAGATGACTTATGAATAAAACCGTACGAGCTATACCGAGTTGTAAAGCGTTTTCCTCAGGGCTGGCCGAAGGTATCCGCCGGGCGTCCCGCCATAGGGAGAGTCACCGCAAAAAGGGAGCCTGCGAGGGGTTCCTGCGCGCGCACTTCCGAAGGCAGGTCTTCGTAGGCGGAGGTGATGTAGAGGGTGCGCAGATCCGGGCCGCCGAAGGCGCAGGATGCGGGCTGGCTGACCGGCACGCGGATCGTCATATCCAGGGTGCCGTCAGGCAGGTAGCGGCACACGCGGGCGCCGCCCCACTGGGCGAGCCACAGCCCTCCTTCGCTGTCGACCGTCATGCCGTCCGGCGAGCCTTCTTCGCCGCCGAGAAGGCGGAACAGGCGGCGCTCGCCGCAGATGCCCGAGGCGTCCACGGGATAGGCAAAGAGCTCGTTCGTCATGCTGTCCGCGTGGTACATGGTGCGGCCATCGAGGCTGAAGGCCGGCCCGTTGCAGATGCAGATGCCTTCATCCTGAAGGGTAAGGCTGCCGTCCGGCGCCAGGCGCCACAGGTGGCCGTCCGGCCGCTTCTTGTCGATGTTGTTCATGGAGCCGAACCACAGGTTCCCGTAGGGATCGGCCTTGGCGTCGTTCAGGCGGCAGTTCGGCGGCAGCTCAGGCTGGGAGGCGATGGGTTCCATGCGCAGCTCGGGTTCCAGCCACAATCGCACCACGCTGGTGCGCAGCCCCGCCATGAAGCCGTCGCCGTCGGCGCGCGGCACGATCCAGCACACGTAGTCCGGGAAGGACCAGCTGAAGTTGTGGTCAGAGGACGGTTCGTAGGCGAGCAGGCGCTGGCCCTTGATGTCGACGAAATAGAGGCGCTGCCGCGCCCACAGCGGGCCTTCGCCCAGTTCGGCTCCGGCCTGCCATATGCAGGCGGCCTGAAATTCCTTGTTCATTGCGCACCGATCCTGAAAAGAAAACGCGCCGCCCCATGGCGGCGCACTATGCCCATGCTAGCGGAGCGGCCTGCGCATCCGCCATGCCAAAGGCACCGCGAGCTATATCGATTCGCTATGCGTGGCGCTGTCCCTGGCGGGCGCATTCGCGCAGCGCCTGCATCATCGCTTCCGCCGCTGGCGCCAGGTGGTGCTGGCGGCGCGTGACAATGCCGTAGCAGTCCAGCCGGATATCCAGCGGCACCGGCAGAATGGCGAGCGTGCCGAATTCGAGATATGGCAGCACCAGTTCCTCCGGTAGCGCGACCACGCGGTCGCTGCCCATCAGCAGCAGCGGGATCATGGACAGCGCCATGGTTTCGATACTGTCCACCGGTTCCCGCACGCCGTGCGAAATGAACATGGCGGTGAGGCGGTCGCGCAGCATGCCCGCGGGCGGCAATATCCACGGCGCTTCCGCCAGCTCTTCCACGGTGAGTTCGGAGCGCGAGAGCCAGGGGTGGCCCGCCCGCACCACCAGGCGGTGCACCTCCTCCGCCAGCGGTTCGAAATTCAGTTCCTGCACCAGGTTCGGGTCCAGAATACGGCCGATGGCGATATCGATCTCGCCGCTGCGCAGGCGCTCGATCAGCACCTTGCTGGTATCCACGCCGAGCGACACCTGCACCTGGGTGTGGCGCGATTTGAGCAGCTGCACCGCCGCCGGAACGAGGCCAGTGGAAGGCGTCATGACCGTGCCGAGATTCACCCGGCCGCCGACGCCCGCCGCGCCCAGCACCACTTCCTGGTGCGCCGCCTCCATTTCCGCAAGCGCCGCACCGGCCCGGCGTATCATCACTTCGCCGTACCATGTTGGGGCCACACCGCGCGGCAGGCGTTCGAACAGGGTTACGCCGAGCGTGTCCTCCAGCTCGCTGAGCAGCTTCGAGGCGCCGGGCTGGGTGAGCCCCGCGGCTTCGGCGGCATGGAGAATGGAACCGTGGCGGCCCAGTTCCACCAGCAGGATCAGATGGCGGGTCTTGAGGCGGGAACGCAGAAAGCGGTGGGACGATAAGGTCATGGGAAGGCCAGCAGAACTCAGCAGAAAACGATCTTATGGCAAGGTTGATGCAGCGTCAATGGCGCGGGCAGCTATGCCTCAACGATATACCGGGGACGCAAAGCGGCATACCCGCGCCCGAGAACGCGGTCTTAACATAATGAAAAACATAGCGTGCGAGCCAGCACGCAAACAGGAGACCTGAGAATTTATGAGCCCCATCACATCGCTGGATACGCTGGTATTCATCATCTATTTCATCGCCGTTTCGGCCTACGGCATCTGGATCTACCGCAAACGCAAGTCTGCCACCGCTTCCTCCTCGCATGACTACTTCCTGGCTGAAGGCTCCCTCACCTGGTGGGCTATCGGCGCCTCGCTGATCGCCTCGAATATCTCAGCCGAGCAGTTCATCGGCATGAGCGGCTCGGGCTTCAAGATCGGCATGGCCATCGCCGCCTATGAGTTGATGGCGGCGGCCACCCTGATCGTGGTGGCGGTGTTCTTCATGCCGGTGTATATCAAGCAACGCATCTACACCATGCCGCAGTTCCTGGAACAGCGCTACAACCGCTCGGTGGCCACCATCATGGCTGCCTTCTGGCTCGCGCTGTACATTGTGGTCAACCTCACCTCCATCCTCTACCTGGGCGCCATTGCGATCAGCAGCGTTTCCGGCCTGGGCCTGGTGCCATGCATGGTCTTCCTGGCTGCCTTCGCCATCGTCATCACATTGGGCGGCATGAAGGTAATCGGTTACACGGACGTGATCCAGGTTCTGGTACTGGTCATCGGCGGCCTGGTGACCACCTGGCTGGCGCTGAACATGGTGGCCTCGCTCGATGGAGGCAGCGGCGTCGTGCACGGCTTCTCCGTGCTGACCGAGAAGGCGGGCGGCCATTTCGACATGGTGCTGGCACGCGACAACGCGAACTACATGGACCTGCCGGGCCTCTCGGTCCTCCTGGGCGGCATGTGGATCGCGAACCTTAGCTACTGGGGCTGCAACCAGTACATCACGCAGCGCGCCCTTGGCGCCGACCTGCCCACCGCACGCAAGGGCCTTCTGTTCGCGGCCTTCCTCAAGCTGCTGATGCCGGTGATCGTGGTGCTGCCCGGTATCGCGGCCTTCCTGCTGCACCAGAACGGCAGCCTGGGTTCCGGCATGCTGGTGAACGGCGAACTGAATACGGACCGCGCCTACCCCGTGCTGCTCGGCCTTCTGCCTACCGGCCTGAAAGGCATGGCCTTCGCCGCGCTGACGGCGGCCGTGGTCGCGTCCCTGGCAGGCAAGGCGAACAGCATTGCCACCATCTTCACGCTGGATATCTACAAGAAGCGCATGGACCCTGAAGCGAGCGAACGCAAGATGGTGTGGATCGGCCGCATGACCGTGGTGGTCTCGATGGTGGCCGCCTTCCTGATAGCCCCCTTCATGGGCATCGACAAGAAGGGCGGCTTCCAGTACATCCAGGAATACACGGGCTTCGTTTCGCCGGGCATTCTGGCCATGTTCGTGATGGGCTTCTTCTGGCAGCGCACCACCTCTGCGGCGGCGATGTTCGCCACCGTCGGCGGCTTCGTGCTCTCCGTTGTGATGAAGTTCCTGCCCGGCTTCATGGACCTCTCCGGCCTCGCCGCCATCGGCTTCGCGGCGCCCAATGCGGCAGGCGTTTACGAGATGCCCTTCCTGGACCGCATGATGGTCGTCTTCATCGCCGTCATCATCGGCATGGTCATCATCAGCCTGGTGTGGCCGCGCCGCGAGCCGCGTCCGGAAGAACGCGTCGAGCCATCGATGTTCCGCGTGAATCCCGGCTTTATCGCGGGATCGGCGATCATCATGGCCATGCTCGCTGCGGTCTACTGGGTCTGGTACTGAACGGCCCCTGTATCGCCCTGCCTCAATGCGTGGTGGGGCGGTCTCCGCTCTTGATGGTGCCGCGCCAGGCGCCCGTTTCGCTGCCGCGCGATTCGATCATCTCCTTGAAGCGCTGCAGATTGCCGCGCGCCTCCGCGCGCACCGCTCCCATGGCGTCGCCCGCCGTTTCCAGCAGGCCTTCCGGCGTATAGGCCATGGAGAGCTCGATACGGCAGCGCGATCCCGGCAGGGATTCGAACTTCACGGCGCCGCTATTGGGCT encodes:
- a CDS encoding 2-dehydro-3-deoxygalactonokinase; the protein is MSLLGVDWGTTNRRAYLLDGQGACVRQLEDERGMLAERGRFAWSLAALRSAIGAGADLPVVLSGMVGSAQGWQEVPYLADSVSLDELPHHLVPVREMAGCFIVPGYARRGAVSDVMRGEETQMLGARALGHGDGWFLLPGTHSKWVRVQDGRMVHWSTYMTGELYAMLARDGTLSALLQNADPEDDADFDAGLALAEKGLPLSHALFTVRAAVVSGAMEARRGRGQVSGLLIGAEFAAARAMNGAPKSVAIIASSGLAPRYLRAAAHFGIAASTLDPHKTYCAAMARFATEGAAHV
- the dgoD gene encoding galactonate dehydratase, which codes for MKITKLTTYRVPPRWMFLKIETDEGVVGWGEPVIEGKARTVEAAVHELGELLIGQDPARINDLWQAMYRGGFYRGGPILMSAIAGIDQALWDIKGKVLGQPVWQLLGGLVRDRMQAYSWVGGDRPADVVAGIRTLMDIGFTTFKMNGTEELGIIDTSTKIDAAVERIAEIRAIFGNRIEFGIDFHGRVAAPMAKTLLRELEPYRPLFVEEPVLAEQSEYYRRLAESTAIPLAAGERMFSRFDFKRVFADGGISIVQPDLSHAGGITECVKIASMAEAYDVALAPHCPLGPVALAACLHVDFVSHNAVLQEQSMGIHYNKGAELLDYVVNREDFRIRDGYFAPLMKPGLGVEINEEAVIEASRSVQDWRNPLWRHADGSVAEW
- a CDS encoding SMP-30/gluconolactonase/LRE family protein, producing MNKEFQAACIWQAGAELGEGPLWARQRLYFVDIKGQRLLAYEPSSDHNFSWSFPDYVCWIVPRADGDGFMAGLRTSVVRLWLEPELRMEPIASQPELPPNCRLNDAKADPYGNLWFGSMNNIDKKRPDGHLWRLAPDGSLTLQDEGICICNGPAFSLDGRTMYHADSMTNELFAYPVDASGICGERRLFRLLGGEEGSPDGMTVDSEGGLWLAQWGGARVCRYLPDGTLDMTIRVPVSQPASCAFGGPDLRTLYITSAYEDLPSEVRAQEPLAGSLFAVTLPMAGRPADTFGQP
- a CDS encoding Gfo/Idh/MocA family protein, producing the protein MTAQQAGLRPLKIGLVGLGKIAVDQHIPAIRANPNWELVAGCSPSSRLPGLRCYQSMEAMLAEHPDIEAVALCTPPQVRQALAKQAIEAGKHVFLEKPPAATVGEADTIRELAEAHGVTLLAGWHSRFSPAVEPAREWIAQRTLSSLRIEWKENVREWHPGQHWIFAAGGSGIFDPAINSLSILTRLLPDTVIVRKADMHVPVNCAAPIRAELKMGTEAGLSIRAEYDFLETERQRWSIFAETADGEKLAVHKGGMMLEIDGKVVLDGVDAEYAGLYAHFHDLIRTRRSDADFAPMRIVADACMIGTFLPAPAFIE
- a CDS encoding 2-dehydro-3-deoxy-6-phosphogalactonate aldolase; translation: MFDDKKRLPLVAILRGLTAAEAPMVGRVLMDEGFSMLEVPLNRPGAVQAIGTLATMAPADVLVGGGTMLNTGHVDQVAAAGGRLFVAPDCKPEVVAHARLAGMLCAPGVATPTEAFAALDAGAHALKLFPAEMVGTAGLKAMATVLPAGTPLWPVGGVTPASMAAWRAAGATGFGIGSALYSPGVTETELARRAREFVAAWREAA
- a CDS encoding sodium:solute symporter family transporter, whose amino-acid sequence is MSPITSLDTLVFIIYFIAVSAYGIWIYRKRKSATASSSHDYFLAEGSLTWWAIGASLIASNISAEQFIGMSGSGFKIGMAIAAYELMAAATLIVVAVFFMPVYIKQRIYTMPQFLEQRYNRSVATIMAAFWLALYIVVNLTSILYLGAIAISSVSGLGLVPCMVFLAAFAIVITLGGMKVIGYTDVIQVLVLVIGGLVTTWLALNMVASLDGGSGVVHGFSVLTEKAGGHFDMVLARDNANYMDLPGLSVLLGGMWIANLSYWGCNQYITQRALGADLPTARKGLLFAAFLKLLMPVIVVLPGIAAFLLHQNGSLGSGMLVNGELNTDRAYPVLLGLLPTGLKGMAFAALTAAVVASLAGKANSIATIFTLDIYKKRMDPEASERKMVWIGRMTVVVSMVAAFLIAPFMGIDKKGGFQYIQEYTGFVSPGILAMFVMGFFWQRTTSAAAMFATVGGFVLSVVMKFLPGFMDLSGLAAIGFAAPNAAGVYEMPFLDRMMVVFIAVIIGMVIISLVWPRREPRPEERVEPSMFRVNPGFIAGSAIIMAMLAAVYWVWY
- a CDS encoding beta-galactosidase is translated as MTQNLQRRRILLGAAAAGAALTLNPSLASAASPRFTIGENDFLLDGKPLQIRCGEIHFARVPREYWGHRLKAIKAMGLNAVCAYLFWNYHEWREGKFQWEGQRDAVEFCKLAQAEGLWVILRPGPYACAEWEMGGLPWWLLKAPGDKFLRTRAPEYVNPARRWLSEVGRVLGPMQVTHGGPILMVQVENEYGFFGEDLEYMRVMRKALLDGGFDVPLFQCNPTNAVAKTHIPELFSVANFGSDPATGFKALDSVQKGPRMCGEYYSGWFDTWGAPHRRGDNARAIQDIDAMLNANGSFSLYMAHGGTTFGLWGGCDRPFRPDTTSYDYDAPISEAGWLGAKFRTYRDCLAKHLQAGEQLSPAPDKLPVMAIPAFPLSETAPVFANLPAQGIDDVSPRNIEQYDISRGLVAYSIKLPAGPAGTLEAANARDLAWVYMDGRMVGTMDTRYRRFSVNVPARSKETTIDILLYTIARVNFGAEVHDRKGLHGPVTFKTKGGAAQELTGWRIRAIDFDADGVLPPLRWQAARASGPAFWRGSFQASQSADTFLDMSGWGQGIVWINGRCLGRYWSIGPTQTMYLPGPWIKAGRNEVVVLDLTGPRVSRIAGLTAPVLDELHPERDLKRPPSTARPRLAGLTPVHSGQFASGPATQDVKFEHAARGRQLCIEVVDTFDGKPHAAIAELALLDAAGQPLNQTAWTIAYASSEESRKEDGGALNAINGQATDYWHTAYSNGAAPAGPARLIIDLGGATEISGLRYTPRQGPEGVTGRIRRYRIFVGDKLVEG
- a CDS encoding LysR substrate-binding domain-containing protein, with the protein product MTLSSHRFLRSRLKTRHLILLVELGRHGSILHAAEAAGLTQPGASKLLSELEDTLGVTLFERLPRGVAPTWYGEVMIRRAGAALAEMEAAHQEVVLGAAGVGGRVNLGTVMTPSTGLVPAAVQLLKSRHTQVQVSLGVDTSKVLIERLRSGEIDIAIGRILDPNLVQELNFEPLAEEVHRLVVRAGHPWLSRSELTVEELAEAPWILPPAGMLRDRLTAMFISHGVREPVDSIETMALSMIPLLLMGSDRVVALPEELVLPYLEFGTLAILPVPLDIRLDCYGIVTRRQHHLAPAAEAMMQALRECARQGQRHA